Proteins from a single region of Ananas comosus cultivar F153 linkage group 3, ASM154086v1, whole genome shotgun sequence:
- the LOC109707558 gene encoding SPX domain-containing membrane protein Os02g45520-like isoform X1: MVNFGKRLMADQVQEWKEYYINYKLMKKKVKQYVQQTQEGGKDRQQVLKEFSRILDDEIEKIALFLLEQQGILASRILFLGEQRTALVQRPDISQICELQEAYRAIGQDLLKLLRFVEMNATGIRKILKKFDKRFGYKFTDYYVTTRANHPYSQLQQVFKQVGVGAVVGALSRNLAYLQDCQGSYLSIYDQPSIILKDPVIDQINASINKLTHSTNFLQFLGQHSLIAQEDIPSAAEDHTDDKSYHFMSLLLNLVNTFLYMVNTYIIVPTADDYSLSLGAAATVCGVIIGSMAVAQIFSSVYFSAWSNKSYFRPLVFSSIMLFIGNTLYALAYDLNSLTILLVGRLLCGLGSARAVNRRYISDCVPLKIRLQASAGFVSASALGMACGPALAGFLQINFKIYTLTFNQNTLPGWVMSLAWFMYLFWLWISFREPEHNTEEEHFAQSPGSGQGKNDELEDGLAQPLLVDANERQDEDGDDCDDSEESSEESRRPATSIASAYRLLTPSVKVQLLIYFMLKYAMEILLSESSVITSFYFSWSTSTVAIFLAILGLTVLPVNVIVGSYITNLFEDRQILLASEIMVLAGILLSFNVTSRYSVPQYVSSALVTFVFAEVLEGVNLSLLSRVMSSRLSRGTYNGGLLSTEAGTLARVIADGTITLAGFLGVEHLLNVTLLPSLLICIASLVATFFTYNSLY, translated from the exons ATGGTGAACTTTGGGAAGAGGTTAATGGCGGATCAAGTGCAAGAGTGGAAAGA ATACTACATCAATTACAAGTTAatgaagaaaaaagtaaaacaatatGTTCAACAAACTCAGGAGGGTGGAAAAGATCGCCAGCAAGTCCTTAAAGAGTTCTCAAGGATACTTGACGATGAG ATAGAAAAGATTGCCCTTTTTCTATTGGAACAACAAGGGATTCTTGCCAGCAGGATCCTATTCTTGGGAGAACAACGCACTGCTCTCGTACAAAGGCCTGACATATCCCAAATATGTGAACTGCAAGAAGCTTACAGGGCAATAGGACAAGATCTTCTGAAGCTTCTTAGATTTGTGGAAATGAATGCCACCGGCATTCGCAAGATACTAAAGAAGTTTGATAAGCGCTTCGGCTATAAGTTTACGGATTACTATGTTACTACTCGTGCAAATCATCCTTATTCTCAGCTGCAGCAGGTCTTCAAGCAAGTG GGAGTTGGGGCTGTCGTAGGTGCCTTATCTCGCAATCTCGCATATCTTCAGGATTGTCAAGGAAGTTACTTATCCATCTATGATCAACCATCCATTATTCTTAAg GACCCTGTAATAGACCAAATAAATGCTTCAATAAACAAATTGACACATTCAACAAATTTCCTGCAATTCTTAGGACAGCATTCACTTATTGCTCAGGAAGATATACCAAGTGCTGCAGAGGATCATACTGATGACAAAAGTTACCATTTTATGTCTCTTCTTCTGAACTTGGTAAACACCTTCCTTTATATGgtcaatacatatattattgTTCCAACAGCAGATGACTACTCACTGAGCCTTGGAGCTGCTGCAACAGTTTGTGGTGTAATTATTGGATCAATGGCTGTTGCACAAATATTCTCTTCAGTCTACTTTAGTGCATGGTCAAATAAGTCATACTTCAGGCCTCTTGTATTTAGCAGCATCATGCTCTTTATTGGAAACACACTGTACGCATTGGCTTATGATCTTAATTCATTAACGATTCTTCTAGTTGGTCGACTCTTATGTGG ATTGGGTTCTGCAAGGGCTGTAAATCGCCGTTATATCAGTGATTGTGTACCTCTCAAGATCCGTCTGCAGGCTTCTGCAGGATTTGTCAGTGCTAGCGCTCTTGGAATGGCTTGTGGTCCTGCTCTTGCTGGCTttcttcaaattaattttaagatttacaCTCTCACGTTTAATCAGAACACCTTACCTGGGTGGGTCATGTCTTTGGCTTGGTTTATGTACTTGTTTTGGTTGTGGATTTCATTCAGAGAGCCGGAACATAACACTGAAGAGGAACATTTCGCACAATCTCCTGGTTCTG GACAAGGGAAAAATGATGAATTGGAAGATGGTCTTGCACAACCTTTGCTAGTAGATGCGAATGAGAGACAAGATGAAGATGGAGATGATTGTGATGATAGTGAAGAATCCTCTGAAGAATCTCGTAGACCTGCCACTTCAATTGCCTCAGCATATAGACTGCTGACACCATCGGTGAAG GTCCAGTTGTTAATCTATTTTATGCTGAAATATGCAATGGAAATTTTACTTTCGGAGTCAAGTGTCATTACGTCATTCTATTTTAGTTGGTCCACTAGCACGGTGGCGATCTTCTTGGCGATCCTTGGGCTGACTGTTCTTCCAGTCAATGTGATTGTTGGAAGCTACATAACCAACTTGTTTGAGGACAG GCAAATCTTGTTGGCATCTGAAATAATGGTTTTGGCGGGTATATTACTAAGCTTCAATGTTACAAGCCGGTATTCTGTTCCACAATATGTCTCCTCAGCACTTGTGACATTCGTATTTGCTGAAGTGCTTGAAG GGGTAAATTTGTCCCTCCTCTCTCGGGTTATGTCGTCGAGGCTTTCTCGTGGAACCTACAACGGCGGGCTGTTATCGACGGAGGCTGGGACCTTGGCCCGTGTCATCGCAGATGGCACAATCACATTGGCGGGCTTCTTGGGAGTGGAGCATCTTCTTAACGTGACCCTGCTCCCTTCTCTCTTAATCTGTATAGCCTCTCTCGTCGCTACCTTCTTCACATACAACTCTCTCTATTGA
- the LOC109707558 gene encoding SPX domain-containing membrane protein OsI_17046-like isoform X2 — MGVTVFLFEIEKIALFLLEQQGILASRILFLGEQRTALVQRPDISQICELQEAYRAIGQDLLKLLRFVEMNATGIRKILKKFDKRFGYKFTDYYVTTRANHPYSQLQQVFKQVGVGAVVGALSRNLAYLQDCQGSYLSIYDQPSIILKDPVIDQINASINKLTHSTNFLQFLGQHSLIAQEDIPSAAEDHTDDKSYHFMSLLLNLVNTFLYMVNTYIIVPTADDYSLSLGAAATVCGVIIGSMAVAQIFSSVYFSAWSNKSYFRPLVFSSIMLFIGNTLYALAYDLNSLTILLVGRLLCGLGSARAVNRRYISDCVPLKIRLQASAGFVSASALGMACGPALAGFLQINFKIYTLTFNQNTLPGWVMSLAWFMYLFWLWISFREPEHNTEEEHFAQSPGSGQGKNDELEDGLAQPLLVDANERQDEDGDDCDDSEESSEESRRPATSIASAYRLLTPSVKVQLLIYFMLKYAMEILLSESSVITSFYFSWSTSTVAIFLAILGLTVLPVNVIVGSYITNLFEDRQILLASEIMVLAGILLSFNVTSRYSVPQYVSSALVTFVFAEVLEGVNLSLLSRVMSSRLSRGTYNGGLLSTEAGTLARVIADGTITLAGFLGVEHLLNVTLLPSLLICIASLVATFFTYNSLY; from the exons ATGGGAGTGACAGTTTTTCTGTTTGAA ATAGAAAAGATTGCCCTTTTTCTATTGGAACAACAAGGGATTCTTGCCAGCAGGATCCTATTCTTGGGAGAACAACGCACTGCTCTCGTACAAAGGCCTGACATATCCCAAATATGTGAACTGCAAGAAGCTTACAGGGCAATAGGACAAGATCTTCTGAAGCTTCTTAGATTTGTGGAAATGAATGCCACCGGCATTCGCAAGATACTAAAGAAGTTTGATAAGCGCTTCGGCTATAAGTTTACGGATTACTATGTTACTACTCGTGCAAATCATCCTTATTCTCAGCTGCAGCAGGTCTTCAAGCAAGTG GGAGTTGGGGCTGTCGTAGGTGCCTTATCTCGCAATCTCGCATATCTTCAGGATTGTCAAGGAAGTTACTTATCCATCTATGATCAACCATCCATTATTCTTAAg GACCCTGTAATAGACCAAATAAATGCTTCAATAAACAAATTGACACATTCAACAAATTTCCTGCAATTCTTAGGACAGCATTCACTTATTGCTCAGGAAGATATACCAAGTGCTGCAGAGGATCATACTGATGACAAAAGTTACCATTTTATGTCTCTTCTTCTGAACTTGGTAAACACCTTCCTTTATATGgtcaatacatatattattgTTCCAACAGCAGATGACTACTCACTGAGCCTTGGAGCTGCTGCAACAGTTTGTGGTGTAATTATTGGATCAATGGCTGTTGCACAAATATTCTCTTCAGTCTACTTTAGTGCATGGTCAAATAAGTCATACTTCAGGCCTCTTGTATTTAGCAGCATCATGCTCTTTATTGGAAACACACTGTACGCATTGGCTTATGATCTTAATTCATTAACGATTCTTCTAGTTGGTCGACTCTTATGTGG ATTGGGTTCTGCAAGGGCTGTAAATCGCCGTTATATCAGTGATTGTGTACCTCTCAAGATCCGTCTGCAGGCTTCTGCAGGATTTGTCAGTGCTAGCGCTCTTGGAATGGCTTGTGGTCCTGCTCTTGCTGGCTttcttcaaattaattttaagatttacaCTCTCACGTTTAATCAGAACACCTTACCTGGGTGGGTCATGTCTTTGGCTTGGTTTATGTACTTGTTTTGGTTGTGGATTTCATTCAGAGAGCCGGAACATAACACTGAAGAGGAACATTTCGCACAATCTCCTGGTTCTG GACAAGGGAAAAATGATGAATTGGAAGATGGTCTTGCACAACCTTTGCTAGTAGATGCGAATGAGAGACAAGATGAAGATGGAGATGATTGTGATGATAGTGAAGAATCCTCTGAAGAATCTCGTAGACCTGCCACTTCAATTGCCTCAGCATATAGACTGCTGACACCATCGGTGAAG GTCCAGTTGTTAATCTATTTTATGCTGAAATATGCAATGGAAATTTTACTTTCGGAGTCAAGTGTCATTACGTCATTCTATTTTAGTTGGTCCACTAGCACGGTGGCGATCTTCTTGGCGATCCTTGGGCTGACTGTTCTTCCAGTCAATGTGATTGTTGGAAGCTACATAACCAACTTGTTTGAGGACAG GCAAATCTTGTTGGCATCTGAAATAATGGTTTTGGCGGGTATATTACTAAGCTTCAATGTTACAAGCCGGTATTCTGTTCCACAATATGTCTCCTCAGCACTTGTGACATTCGTATTTGCTGAAGTGCTTGAAG GGGTAAATTTGTCCCTCCTCTCTCGGGTTATGTCGTCGAGGCTTTCTCGTGGAACCTACAACGGCGGGCTGTTATCGACGGAGGCTGGGACCTTGGCCCGTGTCATCGCAGATGGCACAATCACATTGGCGGGCTTCTTGGGAGTGGAGCATCTTCTTAACGTGACCCTGCTCCCTTCTCTCTTAATCTGTATAGCCTCTCTCGTCGCTACCTTCTTCACATACAACTCTCTCTATTGA
- the LOC109707559 gene encoding protein HOTHEAD-like isoform X2, with amino-acid sequence MGGYVLRRRTGAHLCAPHCYTESVNTDQMAFAPRTAVAMFFFGLLCSLRFCYSEKPPNYTFLKHAHEAPAVSRYDYIVVGGGTAGCPLAATLSRGSKVLVLERGGSPYGNRNISNLAHFADTLADDSPGSPAQRFVSEDGVLNARARVLGGGSCLNAGFYTRASPAYVRAAGWDGARANASYAWVERAVAHEPPVRQWQRALRDGLLEAGVGPNNGFTYDHLYGTKVGGTIFDRHGNRRTAADLLQYAHPAGITVLLRATVSQILFTRKGRSRPLATGVLFQDSAGKKHRAYLNKGPKNEIIVSAGAIGSPQLLMLSGIGPREHLQSFGIDVVVDQPMVGQGMADNPMNAIFVPSPAPVEVSLIQVVGITRFGSFIEGASGSNFATPNPNLDQPHRRNFGMFSPQTGQLATVPPKQRTPEAIARAVEAMDGLDESSFRGGFILEKIIGPLSSGHLELRTTDPDDNPSVTFNYFADPRDLERCVKGVKTIERVIKTKAFSRFRYPYISIEALLNITTNFPVNLLPRHDNDSKSLQQYCKDTVMTIWHYHGGCQVDRVVDRDYRVLGVDALRVIDGSTFKNSPGTNPQATVMMLGRYMGIKIQNERLNTKGSERRP; translated from the exons ATGGGTGGTTATGTCCTACGGCGAAGAACCGGAGCGCATCTTTGCGCACCGCACTGTTACACTGAGAGTGTTAACACT GATCAAATGGCATTTGCCCCTCGCACGGCGGTCGCGATGTTCTTTTTTGGTCTCCTGTGCTCTCTACGCTTCTGCTACTCGGAGAAAC CACCCAACTACACATTTCTGAAGCACGCGCACGAGGCGCCGGCGGTGTCGCGCTACGACTACATCGTCGTGGGCGGGGGCACGGCCGGGTGCCCGCTGGCAGCGACGCTGTCGCGGGGGTCGAAGGTGCTGGTGCTGGAGCGCGGGGGGTCGCCGTACGGGAACAGGAACATCTCGAACCTGGCGCACTTCGCGGACACGCTGGCGGACGACTCGCCGGGGTCGCCGGCGCAGCGGTTCGTGTCGGAGGACGGCGTGCTGAACGCGCGCGCCCGCGTGCTGGGCGGGGGGAGCTGCCTCAACGCGGGGTTCTACACGCGCGCGAGCCCGGCGTACGTGCGCGCGGCGGGGTGGGACGGGGCGCGCGCGAACGCGTCGTACGCGTGGGTGGAGCGCGCGGTGGCGCACGAGCCCCCCGTGCGGCAGTGGCAGCGGGCGCTCCGGGACGGGCTCCTCGAGGCCGGCGTCGGCCCCAACAACGGCTTCACGTACGACCACCTCTACGGGACCAAGGTCGGCGGCACCATCTTCGACCGCCATGGCAACCGCCGCACCGCCGCCGACCTGCTGCAGTACGCCCACCCCGCGGGGATCACCGTGCTGCTGCGCGCCACCGTCTCCCAGATTCTCTTCACCCGCAAAG GAAGGTCGCGGCCGTTGGCCACCGGAGTGCTGTTCCAGGACTCAGCAGGGAAAAAGCACAGAGCATACCTGAACAAGGGACCGAAGAACGAAATCATCGTCTCCGCGGGCGCCATCGGGAGCCCGCAGCTACTGATGCTGAGCGGCATAGGCCCCCGGGAGCACCTCCAGTCGTTCGGCATCGACGTGGTCGTGGATCAACCGATGGTGGGGCAGGGCATGGCCGATAACCCGATGAACGCCATCTTCGTCCCGTCGCCAGCGCCCGTGGAGGTCTCCCTTATTCAGGTGGTGGGCATCACCCGGTTCGGCAGCTTCATCGAGGGCGCCAGCGGATCCAACTTCGCCACCCCGAATCCAAACTTGGACCAGCCACACAGAAGGAACTTTGGCATGTTCTCTCCTCAG ACGGGCCAGCTCGCCACGGTGCCTCCGAAGCAACGAACTCCCGAGGCGATCGCAAGAGCTGTCGAGGCCATGGACGGTCTCGACGAATCCTCATTCCGCGGCGGTTTCATCCTCGAGAAGATAATCGGCCCGCTCTCCTCTGGTCATCTCGAGCTCCGCACCACCGACCCGGACGACAACCCCTCCGTCACCTTCAACTACTTTGCCGACCCACGGGACCTGGAGCGGTGCGTCAAGGGGGTCAAGACGATCGAGCGCGTGATCAAAACCAAAGCTTTCTCCCGGTTCAG GTACCCGTACATCTCCATCGAGGCGCTTCTCAACATTACTACAAATTTTCCGGTGAACCTGCTGCCGCGGCACGACAACGACTCGAAATCCTTACAGCAGTACTGTAAGGATACGGTTATGACGATATGGCACTACCACGGCGGTTGTCAGGTTGATAGGGTGGTGGACCGCGACTACAGAGTTCTCGGGGTGGACGCGCTTCGGGTTATCGATGGTTCGACGTTCAAAAACTCACCAGGCACGAACCCGCAGGCGACCGTAATGATGCTTGGAAG GTATATGGGAATCAAAATCCAAAACGAGAGGCTCAATACCAAAGGATCGGAGAGGAGACCATAA
- the LOC109707559 gene encoding protein HOTHEAD-like isoform X3: MGGYVLRRRTGAHLCAPHCYTESVNTDQMAFAPRTAVAMFFFGLLCSLRFCYSEKPPNYTFLKHAHEAPAVSRYDYIVVGGGTAGCPLAATLSRGSKVLVLERGGSPYGNRNISNLAHFADTLADDSPGSPAQRFVSEDGVLNARARVLGGGSCLNAGFYTRASPAYVRAAGWDGARANASYAWVERAVAHEPPVRQWQRALRDGLLEAGVGPNNGFTYDHLYGTKVGGTIFDRHGNRRTAADLLQYAHPAGITVLLRATVSQILFTRKGRSRPLATGVLFQDSAGKKHRAYLNKGPKNEIIVSAGAIGSPQLLMLSGIGPREHLQSFGIDVVVDQPMVGQGMADNPMNAIFVPSPAPVEVSLIQVVGITRFGSFIEGASGSNFATPNPNLDQPHRRNFGMFSPQTGQLATVPPKQRTPEAIARAVEAMDGLDESSFRGGFILEKIIGPLSSGHLELRTTDPDDNPSVTFNYFADPRDLERCVKGVKTIERVIKTKAFSRFRYPYISIEALLNITTNFPVNLLPRHDNDSKSLQQYCKDTVMTIWHYHGGCQVDRVVDRDYRVLGVDALRVIDGSTFKNSPGTNPQATVMMLGRYMGIKIQNERLNTKGSERRP, from the exons ATGGGTGGTTATGTCCTACGGCGAAGAACCGGAGCGCATCTTTGCGCACCGCACTGTTACACTGAGAGTGTTAACACT GATCAAATGGCATTTGCCCCTCGCACGGCGGTCGCGATGTTCTTTTTTGGTCTCCTGTGCTCTCTACGCTTCTGCTACTCGGAGAAAC CACCCAACTACACATTTCTGAAGCACGCGCACGAGGCGCCGGCGGTGTCGCGCTACGACTACATCGTCGTGGGCGGGGGCACGGCCGGGTGCCCGCTGGCAGCGACGCTGTCGCGGGGGTCGAAGGTGCTGGTGCTGGAGCGCGGGGGGTCGCCGTACGGGAACAGGAACATCTCGAACCTGGCGCACTTCGCGGACACGCTGGCGGACGACTCGCCGGGGTCGCCGGCGCAGCGGTTCGTGTCGGAGGACGGCGTGCTGAACGCGCGCGCCCGCGTGCTGGGCGGGGGGAGCTGCCTCAACGCGGGGTTCTACACGCGCGCGAGCCCGGCGTACGTGCGCGCGGCGGGGTGGGACGGGGCGCGCGCGAACGCGTCGTACGCGTGGGTGGAGCGCGCGGTGGCGCACGAGCCCCCCGTGCGGCAGTGGCAGCGGGCGCTCCGGGACGGGCTCCTCGAGGCCGGCGTCGGCCCCAACAACGGCTTCACGTACGACCACCTCTACGGGACCAAGGTCGGCGGCACCATCTTCGACCGCCATGGCAACCGCCGCACCGCCGCCGACCTGCTGCAGTACGCCCACCCCGCGGGGATCACCGTGCTGCTGCGCGCCACCGTCTCCCAG ATTCTCTTCACCCGCAAAG GAAGGTCGCGGCCGTTGGCCACCGGAGTGCTGTTCCAGGACTCAGCAGGGAAAAAGCACAGAGCATACCTGAACAAGGGACCGAAGAACGAAATCATCGTCTCCGCGGGCGCCATCGGGAGCCCGCAGCTACTGATGCTGAGCGGCATAGGCCCCCGGGAGCACCTCCAGTCGTTCGGCATCGACGTGGTCGTGGATCAACCGATGGTGGGGCAGGGCATGGCCGATAACCCGATGAACGCCATCTTCGTCCCGTCGCCAGCGCCCGTGGAGGTCTCCCTTATTCAGGTGGTGGGCATCACCCGGTTCGGCAGCTTCATCGAGGGCGCCAGCGGATCCAACTTCGCCACCCCGAATCCAAACTTGGACCAGCCACACAGAAGGAACTTTGGCATGTTCTCTCCTCAG ACGGGCCAGCTCGCCACGGTGCCTCCGAAGCAACGAACTCCCGAGGCGATCGCAAGAGCTGTCGAGGCCATGGACGGTCTCGACGAATCCTCATTCCGCGGCGGTTTCATCCTCGAGAAGATAATCGGCCCGCTCTCCTCTGGTCATCTCGAGCTCCGCACCACCGACCCGGACGACAACCCCTCCGTCACCTTCAACTACTTTGCCGACCCACGGGACCTGGAGCGGTGCGTCAAGGGGGTCAAGACGATCGAGCGCGTGATCAAAACCAAAGCTTTCTCCCGGTTCAG GTACCCGTACATCTCCATCGAGGCGCTTCTCAACATTACTACAAATTTTCCGGTGAACCTGCTGCCGCGGCACGACAACGACTCGAAATCCTTACAGCAGTACTGTAAGGATACGGTTATGACGATATGGCACTACCACGGCGGTTGTCAGGTTGATAGGGTGGTGGACCGCGACTACAGAGTTCTCGGGGTGGACGCGCTTCGGGTTATCGATGGTTCGACGTTCAAAAACTCACCAGGCACGAACCCGCAGGCGACCGTAATGATGCTTGGAAG GTATATGGGAATCAAAATCCAAAACGAGAGGCTCAATACCAAAGGATCGGAGAGGAGACCATAA
- the LOC109707559 gene encoding protein HOTHEAD-like isoform X1, translating into MGGYVLRRRTGAHLCAPHCYTESVNTDQMAFAPRTAVAMFFFGLLCSLRFCYSEKPPNYTFLKHAHEAPAVSRYDYIVVGGGTAGCPLAATLSRGSKVLVLERGGSPYGNRNISNLAHFADTLADDSPGSPAQRFVSEDGVLNARARVLGGGSCLNAGFYTRASPAYVRAAGWDGARANASYAWVERAVAHEPPVRQWQRALRDGLLEAGVGPNNGFTYDHLYGTKVGGTIFDRHGNRRTAADLLQYAHPAGITVLLRATVSQILFTRKGRSRPLATGVLFQDSAGKKHRAYLNKGPKNEIIVSAGAIGSPQLLMLSGIGPREHLQSFGIDVVVDQPMVGQGMADNPMNAIFVPSPAPVEVSLIQVVGITRFGSFIEGASGSNFATPNPNLDQPHRRNFGMFSPQTGQLATVPPKQRTPEAIARAVEAMDGLDESSFRGGFILEKIIGPLSSGHLELRTTDPDDNPSVTFNYFADPRDLERCVKGVKTIERVIKTKAFSRFRYPYISIEALLNITTNFPVNLLPRHDNDSKSLQQYCKDTVMTIWHYHGGCQVDRVVDRDYRVLGVDALRVIDGSTFKNSPGTNPQATVMMLGRYMGIKIQNERLNTKGSERRP; encoded by the exons ATGGGTGGTTATGTCCTACGGCGAAGAACCGGAGCGCATCTTTGCGCACCGCACTGTTACACTGAGAGTGTTAACACT GATCAAATGGCATTTGCCCCTCGCACGGCGGTCGCGATGTTCTTTTTTGGTCTCCTGTGCTCTCTACGCTTCTGCTACTCGGAGAAAC CACCCAACTACACATTTCTGAAGCACGCGCACGAGGCGCCGGCGGTGTCGCGCTACGACTACATCGTCGTGGGCGGGGGCACGGCCGGGTGCCCGCTGGCAGCGACGCTGTCGCGGGGGTCGAAGGTGCTGGTGCTGGAGCGCGGGGGGTCGCCGTACGGGAACAGGAACATCTCGAACCTGGCGCACTTCGCGGACACGCTGGCGGACGACTCGCCGGGGTCGCCGGCGCAGCGGTTCGTGTCGGAGGACGGCGTGCTGAACGCGCGCGCCCGCGTGCTGGGCGGGGGGAGCTGCCTCAACGCGGGGTTCTACACGCGCGCGAGCCCGGCGTACGTGCGCGCGGCGGGGTGGGACGGGGCGCGCGCGAACGCGTCGTACGCGTGGGTGGAGCGCGCGGTGGCGCACGAGCCCCCCGTGCGGCAGTGGCAGCGGGCGCTCCGGGACGGGCTCCTCGAGGCCGGCGTCGGCCCCAACAACGGCTTCACGTACGACCACCTCTACGGGACCAAGGTCGGCGGCACCATCTTCGACCGCCATGGCAACCGCCGCACCG CCGCCGACCTGCTGCAGTACGCCCACCCCGCGGGGATCACCGTGCTGCTGCGCGCCACCGTCTCCCAGATTCTCTTCACCCGCAAAG GAAGGTCGCGGCCGTTGGCCACCGGAGTGCTGTTCCAGGACTCAGCAGGGAAAAAGCACAGAGCATACCTGAACAAGGGACCGAAGAACGAAATCATCGTCTCCGCGGGCGCCATCGGGAGCCCGCAGCTACTGATGCTGAGCGGCATAGGCCCCCGGGAGCACCTCCAGTCGTTCGGCATCGACGTGGTCGTGGATCAACCGATGGTGGGGCAGGGCATGGCCGATAACCCGATGAACGCCATCTTCGTCCCGTCGCCAGCGCCCGTGGAGGTCTCCCTTATTCAGGTGGTGGGCATCACCCGGTTCGGCAGCTTCATCGAGGGCGCCAGCGGATCCAACTTCGCCACCCCGAATCCAAACTTGGACCAGCCACACAGAAGGAACTTTGGCATGTTCTCTCCTCAG ACGGGCCAGCTCGCCACGGTGCCTCCGAAGCAACGAACTCCCGAGGCGATCGCAAGAGCTGTCGAGGCCATGGACGGTCTCGACGAATCCTCATTCCGCGGCGGTTTCATCCTCGAGAAGATAATCGGCCCGCTCTCCTCTGGTCATCTCGAGCTCCGCACCACCGACCCGGACGACAACCCCTCCGTCACCTTCAACTACTTTGCCGACCCACGGGACCTGGAGCGGTGCGTCAAGGGGGTCAAGACGATCGAGCGCGTGATCAAAACCAAAGCTTTCTCCCGGTTCAG GTACCCGTACATCTCCATCGAGGCGCTTCTCAACATTACTACAAATTTTCCGGTGAACCTGCTGCCGCGGCACGACAACGACTCGAAATCCTTACAGCAGTACTGTAAGGATACGGTTATGACGATATGGCACTACCACGGCGGTTGTCAGGTTGATAGGGTGGTGGACCGCGACTACAGAGTTCTCGGGGTGGACGCGCTTCGGGTTATCGATGGTTCGACGTTCAAAAACTCACCAGGCACGAACCCGCAGGCGACCGTAATGATGCTTGGAAG GTATATGGGAATCAAAATCCAAAACGAGAGGCTCAATACCAAAGGATCGGAGAGGAGACCATAA